AGTACCTATACCCATTTTCTATTGCCAGAGCTGTGGAGAGGAGATTATCAACAGGGAGACCATCAGCCACTTGCAGCAGCTGTTTAAGGACTATGGCAGTGATATTTGGTTTGCCAAGACTGCCAGCGAACTATTACCGCCTGGGTTCACGTGTCCTAAATGCGGAAGCAGAGAATTTAACAAGGAAAAGGATACTATGGATGTGTGGTTTGATTCTGGTTCTAGCCATGCTGCAGTTCTAAAAACTCGACCTGAGCTGCGCTGGCCTGCCGATCTTTACTTGGAAGGTAGCGACCAACACCGAGGTTGGTTTAATTCTTCTCTATCTACATCTGTAGCTACTTCCGGTCAAGCGCCTTATCGTGCGGTTTTAACCCATGGATACGTGGTAGATGAGCAAGGCAGAAAGATGTCCAAATCTCTGGGCAATGGGATTGATCCCATGGATGTTGTCGAGCAAATGGGTGCCGACGTCCTACGGTTATGGGTAGCTTCAGCCGATTACCGTCGCGACGTGGCAGCATCGCCTGGAATAATGCGCCAGATGGTGGAGGCGTACCGGAAGATTCGTAATACCTGCCGCTTCCTGCTGGGCAATCTTTATGACTTTGATCCCCAAAAGGATCGGGTGGAATATGGTCAATTACAGGAGATTGACAAGTGGGCGTTGTTACGGCTTCACAAGTTGATAACTAGAGTCACCAAGGCATATGAGGATTACGAATTTCATGTGGTTTACCATGCTGTCCACCGCTTCTGCGTAACCGATATGAGCGCCTTTTACCTAGATATTATTAAAGATAGGCTGTATACTACTCTGGCTGATTCCCAGGAACGGCGAGCTGCCCAGACGGTTTTGTATGACGTTATTCATGCTTTGGTTCGAATGTTGGCTCCTATCCTGGCGTTTACAACTGAGGAGATTTGGCAACACTTAAGGCGATCAAAAGACCCAGTAAGTATCCAGCTAACTGATTGGCCTAAACCCAAACCCGAGTACATCGACCAGGATCTCGAGGAACGTTGGAATTCGGTGCTTGAATTGCGGGAGCACGTATCCAGGGCAATCGAACAAGCCAAGGAGGCACACGCGATCACTAACGCGTTACAGGCTAGAGTGGATCTATATCCCCTGGGCAACCAGGGGCGGTGGTTGGAGCTGGGAGGGGAAGGCTTGGCGACAGTCTTTATTGTTTCTAAGGTGGTTATTCATAGCCCCTCCGAAGTTGCCCCCGAGGGTAGCTATTTTGCGGATGACCTAGGGGTAGGTATTGTAGTTAGTTTGGCTGAGGGAGAGAAATGCGAACGCTGTTGGTTGACTAGCGAAACTGTGGGAACGGATCCGGAATATGCCTCATTGTGCCAACGGTGTGCAGGAGTAGTAAAGGCATATGAAAGACGAATCGTGGAAGCTGCTTCTGGAGAAGCTAGATGATTTTAGCCGCTTGCTAGAGAAGATGCGGATTGCCGATTACGTTCAACTTTTGGAGCACCCGCAGCGATTGCTTATGATTAACTTTGTGGCCGGTGTGGCCCGCGGTTTGGGAATGGCGGTAGGTTTTACCTTAATAGGGGCAATAGCGATATATTGCTTGAGGGTACTGGTAAACTTGCACCTACCAGTAATCTCCAACTTCATTGCTCGCATAATCATCATGGTTCAAGAGCAATATCAACTTATCAACATCTAGATCATGATGGTTGGTGCAGGAGGTTTTGCCAATTGACCAAGTATGAGCAATTTAGGTCGGAGCTTCGCCGACGGCGCGCTCGCATAGAAAGGGCAATTGCCGAGATGGAAAGGCAAGGGTTGGGAATGCCCCTAAGTTATTCCATGGGTGAGCTGTCTGCCTATGATAACCATCCAGCTGATTTGGGAAGCGAGGTCTTTGAGCGCAGTAAGGATATGGCGGTTCGCGGTTCTTTACGGTTGAGGCTTGCAGAAATCGATGAGGCTTTCGAGCGGCTGGAAGAGGGTACTTATGGGGTATGTCAGCGGTGCGGGCAACCTATTCAGCCTGAGAGGCTATCTATTATTCCAGAGACCAAGCTTTGTTCAGTTTGCGCTCGTACCGACGAGCCCCGCGGCTTCTTTCCCGAAGGCCAAAAACGGCCAATTGAAGAGGAAGTCATCACATTTCCATTTGTAAATGTTTCTAGAGAGAACGTAGGTTACGATGGCGAAGACGCATGGCAGGATGTTGCCCGCTACGGCACTTCGGAAACACCCTCGGATGTCCCCAACGATTGGTCATACCCTTCGTATTACCGCAAAGACGAAGATCGCGGGACTGTCCAAGAAGTTGAGAAGATAATTAGCGAGAAAGATGATCGACTGGAGTCAACTTATGACCCCCAGTAATTTAAGGGGCTGGTTTCGTGCTGAAGCGGTGCCTGACGGTAGCTGGATCCGATTCTGGTGGAGGGGCAGGCATTGAGGCTGATCTGAAGACTTTTGCAGCAACTGGAACATATGGCACTGTAGCCGTAACCGCCGTAACTGCCCAAAATACCTTTGAGGTCCGCGGCATACATGCTGTTCCAGCCAAATTGGTGGCGCAACAGATAGAGGCGGTAGCCGATGACATTGGTATTGATGCAGTTAAAACTGGGATGTTGGCCACAGCTGAAATTGTGGAAGTAGTGGCTGCTCGAATACGGGATTTGGGTCTGCCAAAGCTGGTAGTAGACCCGGTGATGATCTCCAAGTCAAAAAACAGATTGCTAGCCGAGGATGCCATTGAGGCTCTCAAAAGGTACCTTCTGCCTTTAGCTACGGTTGTTACCCCCAACCTGGAGGAGGCTGAGGTTTTAAGCGGCAAGTCTATCAATGGGCTACCTGAGATGATGGATGTTGCCAAAACCCTTCATAAGCTTGGATCTCGGTACGTGATCGTAAAGGGCGGACATTTGGCAACCGAAATCCTTTACGATGTTCTTTATGATGGTCAGGACTACTATGTCTTTCCTCACCATCGCATACATACTTCCAGCACTCACGGTACGGGTTGTACCTTTTCGGCAGCTTTGGCCAGTTATCTGGCCCAAGGAGATGACATCTATGTTGCTACTTTTAAGGCTCAACGATTTATAAGGCACGCCCTGGCTAATAGCTTGGAGTTAGGGCACGGTTCAGGTCCTACCAACCACTTGGCCAAACTCTATGAGCACAGCAGTAAATACCAAGTGTGGACAAGATTTCGGGAAATCTTAAGCTTTTTGCGCCGGACCAGAGTGCATGCCCGCATGTCGCTCAGCTTGCAATTTAGCATGCTTGCTTATCCCTTTTGCTCCCCTGATGATGTCTGTTCTCTGGCGGGGCCCATAGTAGTGAGCGATGGGTACTTTCATGTTACCGGTGTTCCAAGTTTTGGTAGGCCGACTCCTGAGGGGGACGTACTCTTGACGCTGGCAAGGAAAGGGCTCCACTTTGAAGGCGCATGGCTGTTGCCTGCTGCTTTGGCAGGCGCCATTCGGCAGTGCGGTTGTACCGAAGTGAGTGACTGCCCAAGCTTTAGTCCCAAAGCTGAGGCCAGTTTTACTTACTACAAGATCTGCTCCGAAAGCAAGGAAGTTTGCCTTCTAGGGCAGGATGCAATTGCCCTGGCTGTACGTCTAACCAAGATCCTGAATAAGATTTAATCCGGAGGCGCTGACAATTAATAATAAGGTATCTTTTTGGCTGGCGATGATTGCCACTCTGGTTGCGGATCAACTAAGTAAGTTAATAGTAAGCCACTATCTATATATAGGCCAAAGTATCCCGTTGTGGACAGGCGTCTTGCATTTGACTTATACTGAAAACCCCGGAGCTGCTTTCGGGATCTTTGCTAATCGAGCACCTCTGTTTATTGCTGTAACTTTGCTGGTGGCCATCTTAGTGCTTGCTCTACATGTGGTTATGCCTTCGCAGGCCAAACTTATTCACTTTTTTGGCGGGTTGACCCTAGGCGGTGCATTAGGCAACGCCTTAGATCGGGTGCGCCTGGGTAGAGTAATTGACTTTATTGACTTCCGGATTTGGCCGGTATTCAATTTGGCAGATATCGCTATCATTTTAGGCGTTGGTATGCTGGCTTGGTATTTTGTCTCTACGGTTAAAGAAAAAGGGTAGGTAGGTGATAAGTATCAGGAATGCCCGAGTGCAGACAACTACTGGTCGGGGATGGCGAGGGCCAAATTGGGATTCAGGGCCTAAGGTTAGACTTAGCCTTGAAAAAGGTATTTCCGGAGATATCCCGTTCTCGGGTGCAACAGCTGATCGACGAAGGCTATATCTTGGTAAATGGGAGGAAAGCCAAAGCTTCATATCAGGTCAGGATAGGAGATGAGGTCAGTGTCACCATCCCCGACCCTCAACCACTAGAGGTGGTGGCTGAGGAAATACCTCTTAACATAATTTACGAAGACAAGGATCTAGCAGTCATAAATAAGCCTGCGGGGATGACAGTCCATCCCGCTCCTGGTCATTCCCGGGGCA
This is a stretch of genomic DNA from Clostridia bacterium. It encodes these proteins:
- the thiD gene encoding bifunctional hydroxymethylpyrimidine kinase/phosphomethylpyrimidine kinase, which codes for MLKRCLTVAGSDSGGGAGIEADLKTFAATGTYGTVAVTAVTAQNTFEVRGIHAVPAKLVAQQIEAVADDIGIDAVKTGMLATAEIVEVVAARIRDLGLPKLVVDPVMISKSKNRLLAEDAIEALKRYLLPLATVVTPNLEEAEVLSGKSINGLPEMMDVAKTLHKLGSRYVIVKGGHLATEILYDVLYDGQDYYVFPHHRIHTSSTHGTGCTFSAALASYLAQGDDIYVATFKAQRFIRHALANSLELGHGSGPTNHLAKLYEHSSKYQVWTRFREILSFLRRTRVHARMSLSLQFSMLAYPFCSPDDVCSLAGPIVVSDGYFHVTGVPSFGRPTPEGDVLLTLARKGLHFEGAWLLPAALAGAIRQCGCTEVSDCPSFSPKAEASFTYYKICSESKEVCLLGQDAIALAVRLTKILNKI
- the lspA gene encoding signal peptidase II, translating into MIATLVADQLSKLIVSHYLYIGQSIPLWTGVLHLTYTENPGAAFGIFANRAPLFIAVTLLVAILVLALHVVMPSQAKLIHFFGGLTLGGALGNALDRVRLGRVIDFIDFRIWPVFNLADIAIILGVGMLAWYFVSTVKEKG
- the ileS gene encoding isoleucine--tRNA ligase, with the protein product MDFSRTLNLPRTDFPMKANLPKREPEILAFWQSIGLYEQVQKRTSGRPQFILHDGPPYANGHIHLGTSLNKILKDFIVKFYSLAGHDAPYVPGWDTHGLPIEQQAIKDLGIDRHSADLLEFRRHCREYALKFVGIQKEEFKRLGVRGDWDRPYLTLDPEYEAVQIGIFGSMAEKGYIYKGLKPVYWCADCETALAEAEVEYQDHRSPSIYVKFPIIDAKGRFETRNSYVVIWTTTPWTLPANLAVAVNPTFTYVLVRVGEDLYLVAKELCKQFLEVLGASDCKVEKQFLGSELEGIKYISPLNGRECPVILGDHVTLEQGTGCVHTAPGHGLEDYEVGVKYGLPILSPVDSQGRFTDEVKDFAGMPLEKANRPICEALERQGQLLHFDFIQHQYPHCWRCKSPVFFRATEQWFASVQGFRQEALQAIRKVKWIPAWGEERISKMMEDRSDWCISRQRVWGVPIPIFYCQSCGEEIINRETISHLQQLFKDYGSDIWFAKTASELLPPGFTCPKCGSREFNKEKDTMDVWFDSGSSHAAVLKTRPELRWPADLYLEGSDQHRGWFNSSLSTSVATSGQAPYRAVLTHGYVVDEQGRKMSKSLGNGIDPMDVVEQMGADVLRLWVASADYRRDVAASPGIMRQMVEAYRKIRNTCRFLLGNLYDFDPQKDRVEYGQLQEIDKWALLRLHKLITRVTKAYEDYEFHVVYHAVHRFCVTDMSAFYLDIIKDRLYTTLADSQERRAAQTVLYDVIHALVRMLAPILAFTTEEIWQHLRRSKDPVSIQLTDWPKPKPEYIDQDLEERWNSVLELREHVSRAIEQAKEAHAITNALQARVDLYPLGNQGRWLELGGEGLATVFIVSKVVIHSPSEVAPEGSYFADDLGVGIVVSLAEGEKCERCWLTSETVGTDPEYASLCQRCAGVVKAYERRIVEAASGEAR
- a CDS encoding TraR/DksA C4-type zinc finger protein; protein product: MTKYEQFRSELRRRRARIERAIAEMERQGLGMPLSYSMGELSAYDNHPADLGSEVFERSKDMAVRGSLRLRLAEIDEAFERLEEGTYGVCQRCGQPIQPERLSIIPETKLCSVCARTDEPRGFFPEGQKRPIEEEVITFPFVNVSRENVGYDGEDAWQDVARYGTSETPSDVPNDWSYPSYYRKDEDRGTVQEVEKIISEKDDRLESTYDPQ